A single genomic interval of Peromyscus leucopus breed LL Stock chromosome 7, UCI_PerLeu_2.1, whole genome shotgun sequence harbors:
- the Ciao2a gene encoding cytosolic iron-sulfur assembly component 2A isoform X2 yields the protein MERVSGLLSWTLSRVLWLSGFSEQGAARQPRIMEEKALEVYDLIRTIRDPEKPNTLEELEVVTESCVEVQEINEEDYLVIIKFTPTVPHCSLATLIVGNLHF from the exons ATGGAGCGGGTGTCCGGGCTGCTCTCCTGGACGCTGAGCAGGGTCCTATGGCTCTCAGGCTTTTCTGAGCAGGGAGCTGCCCGGCAGCCCCGGATCATGGAAGAGAAAGCGCTAGAGGTTTATG ATTTGATTCGAACTATCCGGGACCCAGAAAAGCCCAATACTTTAGAAGAACTGGAAGTGGTAACGGAGAGTTGTGTGGAGGTTCAGGAAATCAATGAAGAAGACTATTTGGTTATCATCAAGTTCACACCAACAGTACCTCATTGCTCTTTGGCAACTCTTATtg